The following coding sequences lie in one Halorussus rarus genomic window:
- a CDS encoding SLC13 family permease: MEQPTRYMSGFERLTGRIGDEYDSAWLSVPAGLLAGAGVLRYAPVGSEMATMLAITVFCISLWVGGPVDPWFTGLLGVGLIGAAVSTDLALVGFRSPATWLVVLGILIGEATDRSGLGTAVERRVLDALPGAAATDATVAYRYMLVAFSAAALGLIVVVPSSLVRVLILGPILISAGERFADRRPRVGLFLGPLFVTYYAGTGVLTGSLANIIITGLIESNAGVSIGWVEWAVWLGPVMGLGRALVIAVIAYVLYRPRDADAIEPSRASETENAVATDGATDATDGAASGTDEPTSAPEIDRSAVRRMLGFLLVGVAIWATDVIHGLHPLYGALVVVLLAFTPGVGVVDADALADADFSIVFFLGAIFAIAEGLQRTGFTDAAAQQILSYLPADASLPVVLAFVVVASMSLTFLMEGLAVASVLTPVFVSFAAGAGAPLVPVAMTEAVALNTYFFPYQSAVLVAILGLDVVEPLELVKMAAVCSLATLLVLLPIQIGVFAVLF, encoded by the coding sequence TTGGAACAGCCGACACGGTACATGTCGGGCTTCGAGCGACTCACCGGCCGGATCGGCGACGAGTACGACAGCGCGTGGCTCTCGGTTCCGGCGGGACTGCTCGCGGGTGCCGGCGTCCTCCGCTACGCGCCCGTCGGGTCCGAGATGGCGACGATGCTCGCCATCACGGTCTTCTGCATCAGCCTCTGGGTCGGCGGGCCGGTCGACCCGTGGTTCACGGGCCTGCTCGGGGTGGGACTCATCGGCGCGGCGGTCTCGACCGACCTCGCGCTGGTCGGGTTCCGGTCGCCGGCCACCTGGCTGGTGGTCCTGGGCATCCTCATCGGCGAGGCGACCGACCGGAGCGGGCTGGGGACCGCGGTCGAGCGCCGGGTGCTCGACGCGCTCCCCGGCGCGGCCGCGACCGACGCGACGGTCGCCTACCGCTACATGCTGGTCGCGTTCTCGGCCGCCGCGCTCGGGCTCATCGTTGTCGTCCCCTCGTCGCTGGTCCGGGTGCTCATCCTCGGGCCCATCCTCATCTCCGCGGGCGAGCGGTTCGCCGACCGGCGGCCCCGGGTCGGGCTCTTCCTCGGCCCGCTGTTCGTCACCTACTACGCGGGGACCGGGGTGCTGACGGGGTCGCTGGCCAACATCATCATCACGGGACTCATCGAGTCGAACGCCGGCGTCTCCATCGGCTGGGTCGAGTGGGCGGTCTGGCTCGGCCCGGTCATGGGCCTCGGTCGGGCGCTGGTCATCGCGGTCATCGCGTACGTCCTCTACCGGCCGCGGGACGCTGACGCTATCGAGCCCTCGCGCGCGAGCGAAACGGAGAATGCGGTCGCGACCGATGGAGCGACGGATGCGACCGACGGGGCGGCATCGGGGACCGACGAACCGACGTCCGCGCCCGAGATCGACCGGTCGGCGGTCCGGCGGATGCTCGGGTTCCTGCTGGTCGGCGTCGCCATCTGGGCCACCGACGTGATCCACGGGCTCCACCCGCTGTACGGCGCGCTCGTCGTGGTCCTGCTCGCGTTCACTCCCGGCGTCGGCGTCGTCGACGCGGACGCGCTCGCGGACGCGGACTTCTCCATCGTGTTCTTCCTCGGGGCCATCTTCGCCATCGCCGAGGGGCTCCAGCGGACCGGATTCACCGACGCCGCGGCACAGCAGATCCTCTCGTACCTCCCGGCCGACGCCTCGCTGCCGGTCGTGCTCGCGTTCGTCGTGGTCGCCTCCATGTCGCTGACGTTCCTGATGGAGGGGCTGGCGGTGGCGAGCGTGCTCACTCCCGTCTTCGTCTCGTTCGCCGCGGGCGCCGGGGCGCCGCTCGTGCCGGTGGCGATGACCGAGGCGGTCGCGCTCAACACCTACTTCTTCCCGTACCAGTCGGCGGTGCTGGTGGCCATCCTCGGGCTCGACGTGGTGGAACCGCTCGAGCTCGTCAAGATGGCGGCCGTCTGCTCGCTCGCGACGCTGCTCGTGCTGCTGCCGATCCAGATCGGCGTGTTCGCGGTGCTGTTCTGA
- a CDS encoding MBL fold metallo-hydrolase: protein MIDEIATDVYDLTLAERNGGRYRAFLFDGETPALVDAGLPDTVDVLADRLDELGVDPERLIITHGDGDHVGGLPGLVERYDVETWVPEGLALDDAPDPDNRYGDGDAVGPFEAVHVPGHTPEHHALVDEDAGVAVLGDAVFGADSRGLPAGYFVLPPGYFCADLNRADESLGRLVEYDFDVGLVYHGSSVTDDAAETLTRFVEFAGKPE from the coding sequence ATGATAGACGAGATCGCCACCGACGTCTACGACCTGACGCTCGCCGAGCGCAACGGCGGTCGCTACCGCGCGTTCCTGTTCGACGGCGAGACGCCCGCGCTTGTCGACGCCGGCCTGCCCGACACGGTCGACGTCCTCGCCGACCGACTCGACGAACTCGGCGTCGACCCCGAACGACTGATAATCACCCACGGCGACGGCGACCACGTCGGGGGCCTGCCTGGGTTGGTCGAGCGCTACGACGTCGAGACCTGGGTGCCCGAGGGGCTCGCGCTCGACGACGCGCCGGACCCGGACAACAGGTACGGCGACGGCGACGCCGTCGGTCCGTTCGAGGCGGTCCACGTCCCCGGCCACACGCCGGAACACCACGCGCTGGTCGACGAGGACGCCGGCGTCGCGGTGCTGGGCGACGCGGTGTTCGGCGCCGACTCGCGGGGCCTCCCGGCGGGGTACTTCGTGCTCCCGCCCGGCTACTTCTGCGCGGACCTGAACCGGGCCGACGAGTCGCTCGGGCGACTGGTCGAGTACGACTTCGACGTAGGGCTGGTGTACCACGGGTCGAGCGTCACCGACGACGCCGCCGAGACGCTGACGCGGTTCGTCGAGTTCGCGGGCAAGCCCGAGTAA
- a CDS encoding ABC transporter ATP-binding protein, whose product MPLLEGERLTKNFGGIVAVSDVSFSVDRGETVGLIGPNGAGKSTLFRLITGVHEPTEGRVLLDGEEITGLAPHEICHRGLVKTHQIVRPFENLTLLENAAVGAEFGGNADDPEARAAEALEFVGLDHLAESEPDELSVGALKRLEIARVLATDPEVLLFDEVAGGLDTDETEEIIELINDISDRGKTVFLIDHVMRALMSVSDSVFVLDNGELIATGTPEEIQNDQRVIEAYLGEQPDGGVAAGD is encoded by the coding sequence ATGCCGCTATTGGAAGGCGAGCGACTCACCAAGAACTTCGGCGGTATCGTCGCCGTCAGCGACGTCTCGTTCTCGGTCGACCGCGGAGAGACCGTCGGCCTCATCGGTCCCAACGGGGCCGGGAAGTCGACGCTGTTCCGGCTCATCACGGGCGTCCACGAACCCACGGAGGGCCGCGTGCTCCTCGACGGCGAGGAGATCACCGGACTCGCGCCCCACGAGATCTGCCATCGAGGGCTGGTCAAGACCCACCAGATCGTCCGGCCGTTCGAGAACCTGACGCTGCTCGAGAACGCCGCGGTCGGCGCGGAGTTCGGCGGGAATGCCGACGACCCCGAGGCCCGCGCCGCCGAGGCCCTGGAGTTCGTCGGCCTCGACCACCTCGCGGAGAGCGAGCCCGACGAACTCAGCGTCGGAGCGCTCAAGCGACTCGAGATCGCCCGCGTGCTCGCGACCGACCCCGAGGTCCTGCTGTTCGACGAGGTGGCCGGCGGGCTCGACACCGACGAGACCGAGGAGATAATCGAGCTCATCAACGACATCAGCGACCGCGGGAAGACGGTCTTCCTCATCGACCACGTGATGCGGGCGCTGATGTCGGTCAGCGACAGCGTGTTCGTCCTCGACAACGGGGAGCTCATCGCCACCGGAACCCCCGAGGAGATACAGAACGACCAGCGGGTCATCGAGGCGTACCTCGGCGAGCAGCCCGACGGCGGCGTCGCGGCCGGCGACTGA
- a CDS encoding CoA-binding protein, whose amino-acid sequence MNLQRLFRPESVAVVGASKTEGKIGYEAMANAVAFDGRVYPVNPSAEGTVFGEEFVESVAEIDEAVDLALLAVPAPVVPDVVEECGEADVGGAVIYAGGFAEAGEEGEQLQREIVDIADDHDLALLGPNTSGFVAPGQNLLASFAGGVERFEPGEVTILAQSGGVAHQLAFHALREGRGVATMVGLGNRANVGFEEAIPYFDADPDTGAIVLHVEGTDDGRALLEVCRDADTPVVAYKVGQSDVGAFAESHTGALTGDHELYTAGFAQYGVPTVESTTELFDAGQALAASPTPDGPNVGVVTAQAGPGIIIADRLQRMGGRLPELTEATQDRVGEILPGITYADNPVDTGRPMPEFGDVVAAVAEDDNVDIVLVYELYEEALGFPLDTVAGLADRVDKPVLFATEGPAESMADDLADLRAAGVPTFTSPERGADATALLARYADLADGDREVSPDV is encoded by the coding sequence GTGAACCTACAGCGACTCTTCCGGCCCGAGAGTGTCGCCGTCGTCGGCGCCTCGAAGACAGAAGGCAAGATCGGCTACGAAGCGATGGCGAACGCCGTGGCGTTCGACGGCCGGGTCTACCCGGTGAACCCGTCGGCGGAGGGGACCGTCTTCGGCGAGGAGTTCGTCGAATCGGTCGCCGAGATAGACGAGGCGGTGGACCTCGCGCTGCTGGCGGTCCCCGCGCCGGTCGTCCCGGACGTCGTCGAGGAGTGCGGCGAGGCCGACGTCGGCGGCGCCGTCATCTACGCCGGCGGCTTCGCCGAGGCCGGCGAGGAGGGCGAGCAGCTCCAGCGGGAGATCGTCGACATCGCCGACGACCACGACCTCGCGCTGCTCGGCCCGAACACCAGCGGGTTCGTCGCCCCGGGGCAGAACCTGCTGGCGTCGTTCGCCGGCGGCGTCGAGCGGTTCGAGCCGGGCGAGGTGACTATCCTCGCCCAGAGCGGCGGGGTGGCCCACCAACTCGCGTTCCACGCGCTCCGGGAGGGCCGGGGCGTCGCGACGATGGTCGGGCTGGGCAACCGGGCGAACGTCGGCTTCGAGGAGGCCATCCCGTACTTCGACGCCGACCCCGACACCGGGGCTATCGTCCTCCACGTCGAGGGGACCGACGACGGCCGGGCGCTGCTGGAGGTCTGCCGCGACGCCGACACGCCCGTGGTCGCCTACAAGGTGGGCCAGTCCGACGTCGGCGCGTTCGCCGAGTCCCACACCGGCGCGCTCACCGGCGACCACGAGCTCTACACCGCGGGATTCGCCCAGTACGGCGTTCCGACCGTCGAGTCGACGACCGAGCTGTTCGACGCGGGCCAGGCGCTCGCGGCGTCGCCGACCCCCGACGGGCCGAACGTCGGCGTCGTCACCGCCCAGGCCGGCCCGGGCATCATCATCGCCGACCGCCTCCAGCGGATGGGCGGTCGACTTCCGGAGCTGACCGAGGCCACCCAGGACCGGGTCGGCGAGATCCTGCCGGGCATCACGTACGCCGACAACCCGGTCGACACCGGGCGACCGATGCCCGAGTTCGGCGATGTGGTCGCGGCGGTGGCCGAGGACGACAACGTCGACATCGTGCTGGTGTACGAACTGTACGAGGAGGCGCTGGGCTTCCCGCTCGACACGGTCGCGGGACTGGCCGACCGGGTGGACAAGCCGGTGCTGTTCGCCACCGAGGGGCCGGCCGAGTCGATGGCCGACGACCTCGCCGACCTCCGGGCGGCCGGCGTGCCGACGTTCACCTCGCCCGAGCGCGGCGCCGACGCCACCGCGCTGCTGGCCAGATACGCCGACCTCGCCGACGGGGACCGGGAGGTGAGCCCCGATGTCTGA
- a CDS encoding acetate--CoA ligase family protein: protein MSDADDPIAAARADGRTTLTEAEAKSLLAGAGVETPAFRVATDADEAADAAADLGLPVVVKVSSPAVTHKSEWADGAGVAVGLDSREAVREAADRIFAAADEREIDADVLVEEARDVEAGTEVIVGGLRDPSFGPVVLTGLGGVFTEVYEDTSHRIAPVDRAEAREAVEELTAARLLEGFRGREPADVDALADVVVAVGDLVVEHEAIAEVDVNPVLATGDGAVALDALVVLEGE from the coding sequence ATGTCTGATGCCGACGACCCCATCGCGGCCGCCCGCGCGGACGGCCGGACGACGCTGACCGAGGCCGAGGCGAAGTCGCTGCTCGCCGGCGCGGGCGTCGAGACCCCGGCGTTCCGAGTTGCGACGGACGCCGACGAGGCGGCCGACGCGGCCGCGGACCTCGGCCTCCCGGTCGTGGTCAAGGTCTCGTCGCCCGCGGTCACCCACAAGAGCGAGTGGGCCGACGGCGCGGGCGTGGCGGTCGGCCTCGACTCCCGGGAGGCGGTCCGGGAGGCCGCCGACCGCATCTTCGCGGCGGCCGACGAACGGGAGATTGACGCCGACGTGCTCGTCGAGGAGGCCCGCGACGTTGAGGCGGGGACGGAGGTCATCGTCGGCGGCCTTCGGGACCCCTCGTTCGGTCCGGTCGTCCTCACCGGCCTCGGCGGCGTGTTCACCGAGGTGTACGAGGACACCAGCCACCGCATCGCGCCCGTCGACCGGGCCGAGGCGCGCGAGGCCGTCGAGGAACTGACCGCGGCCCGCCTCCTTGAGGGGTTCCGTGGCCGCGAGCCCGCCGACGTCGACGCGCTGGCGGACGTCGTCGTAGCGGTCGGCGACCTCGTGGTCGAGCACGAAGCCATCGCGGAGGTCGACGTCAACCCCGTGCTGGCGACCGGCGACGGCGCCGTCGCGCTGGACGCGCTGGTCGTCCTGGAGGGCGAGTGA
- a CDS encoding acyl-CoA thioesterase, whose translation MYERVWTVRFSDTDPFGIAHYPRIVDAVHETSDMFMEEIGFPFWEISQEHGYGLPLVKMDFEFENPVEAGDEVTVGLTPDPGGRSVRFDYEARCDGEVAFSGYEQRVCARTGGEGAIELPDDLRAAMEPYVEE comes from the coding sequence ATGTACGAGCGCGTTTGGACCGTCCGGTTCTCGGACACCGACCCGTTCGGCATCGCCCACTACCCGCGCATCGTCGACGCCGTCCACGAGACCTCCGACATGTTCATGGAGGAGATCGGCTTCCCGTTCTGGGAGATCTCCCAGGAGCACGGGTACGGGCTCCCGCTCGTGAAGATGGACTTCGAGTTCGAGAACCCGGTCGAGGCCGGCGACGAGGTGACGGTCGGGCTGACGCCGGATCCGGGCGGCCGGAGCGTCCGGTTCGACTACGAGGCCCGCTGCGACGGCGAGGTCGCGTTCTCGGGGTACGAGCAGCGGGTCTGCGCCCGCACGGGCGGAGAGGGCGCCATCGAACTCCCCGACGACCTCCGGGCGGCGATGGAGCCGTACGTCGAGGAGTGA
- a CDS encoding cupin domain-containing protein: MAQQEPDDQESQDPEDLLELSDDTRGLLERNSLRPLWEVEDDMGHVYDDLEADIWKWEDIQAAIDGIEDDVPIADLPPGFQRRVAVPINTALGNAVSNTIYVGVQTVSPGETAPSHRHGANALRFTIDGHEDMKTVVAGEEFPMKDNDLVTTPQWEWHDHVNDSDETAAWLDVLDLPLVLDSLNARNTFENHELERQPVTKTQGYWDSQYGRARDADDAKQDGIPGPFEGIREATPPYRFRWEDTLETLRQRADNDNPDPHDGYSLSYVNPAAGKPPLFPTMSFRAQLLQEATDPHFHNAVEVYFVIEGEGATHVDDEALEWSQWDIFVVPPDATHHHEPDDEAILLGMTDRPVFEAFNFYAEAEPSS; the protein is encoded by the coding sequence ATGGCGCAGCAAGAGCCAGACGACCAGGAGTCACAGGACCCCGAGGACCTCCTCGAACTGAGCGACGACACGCGGGGGCTCCTCGAGCGGAACAGCCTCCGGCCGCTCTGGGAGGTCGAGGACGACATGGGCCACGTCTACGACGACCTCGAGGCGGACATCTGGAAGTGGGAGGACATCCAGGCCGCCATCGACGGCATCGAGGACGACGTCCCCATCGCCGACCTGCCGCCGGGGTTCCAGCGCCGGGTCGCGGTCCCAATCAACACCGCGCTGGGCAACGCCGTCTCGAACACCATCTACGTCGGCGTCCAGACGGTCTCGCCGGGCGAGACCGCGCCCTCGCACCGCCACGGCGCCAACGCCCTGCGGTTCACCATCGACGGCCACGAGGACATGAAGACCGTCGTCGCGGGCGAGGAGTTCCCGATGAAGGACAACGACCTCGTCACCACGCCCCAGTGGGAGTGGCACGACCACGTCAACGACTCCGACGAGACCGCCGCCTGGCTCGACGTGCTGGACCTCCCGCTCGTGCTCGACTCGCTGAACGCCCGCAATACCTTCGAGAACCACGAACTCGAGCGCCAGCCCGTCACGAAGACCCAGGGCTACTGGGACTCCCAGTACGGCCGCGCGCGCGACGCCGACGATGCGAAGCAGGACGGCATCCCGGGCCCGTTCGAGGGCATCCGGGAGGCGACGCCGCCGTACCGGTTCCGGTGGGAGGACACCCTGGAGACGCTCCGCCAGCGCGCCGACAACGACAACCCCGACCCCCACGACGGCTACAGCCTCTCGTACGTCAACCCGGCGGCCGGGAAGCCGCCGCTGTTCCCCACGATGTCGTTCCGGGCCCAGCTCCTCCAGGAGGCGACCGACCCGCACTTCCACAACGCGGTGGAGGTGTACTTCGTCATCGAGGGCGAGGGCGCGACCCACGTCGACGACGAGGCCCTGGAGTGGAGCCAGTGGGACATCTTCGTGGTGCCGCCGGACGCGACCCACCACCACGAGCCCGACGACGAGGCCATCCTGCTCGGCATGACTGACCGGCCGGTGTTCGAGGCGTTCAACTTCTACGCCGAGGCCGAGCCGTCGTCGTAA
- a CDS encoding amino acid ABC transporter substrate-binding protein, with protein MVDSNSSHNRRTYLKTVGALGAVGTTGLAGCTRLGMGGGGGGDSTITVAATVPESGRFSSLGTDVKRGYELGVSKMNEQLDQEVELLIQDDESSADVVRQNLQQMVSNNDVDMIWGSFSSLLVTAGSAFAENNDLPFLGAFFAYEQPHRNEGYEWTYSPFPKSRDVARSTKGLLELIPEGERPTNVGIWEPNTGWGSEQADAWEETLSGAGYDIVLRETFQIGSEDFSTLISQSDSADVEILLSNPSPPGGITSVNQMQSNNWTPKVLKYVRGADPSAWWSALGEKGAYACMCPGWVPGLTGGGNDQMRSAYEEEYGLDEGQLINTAVGGAYNVAQVASQTVQAADSTDPSDLQSALRSESFETVIGSFSFENNGLPAEGELTAPTGQWWNGNQHTVFPDVDGEAAIDFKYPIPAWGER; from the coding sequence ATGGTGGACAGTAACAGTTCCCACAATAGACGCACGTATCTCAAGACAGTCGGCGCGCTCGGGGCGGTCGGAACGACGGGGCTCGCGGGATGCACCCGGCTCGGCATGGGCGGCGGGGGCGGCGGGGATTCGACGATCACCGTCGCAGCAACCGTCCCCGAGTCGGGGCGGTTCTCGTCGCTCGGGACGGACGTCAAGCGCGGCTACGAGCTCGGTGTCAGCAAGATGAACGAACAGCTCGACCAGGAGGTCGAGCTCCTCATCCAGGACGACGAGAGCAGCGCGGACGTCGTCCGGCAGAACCTCCAGCAGATGGTCAGCAACAACGACGTCGACATGATCTGGGGGAGCTTCTCCAGTCTGCTGGTGACCGCCGGGAGCGCGTTCGCCGAGAACAACGACCTGCCGTTCCTCGGGGCGTTCTTCGCCTACGAACAGCCCCACCGCAACGAGGGCTACGAGTGGACTTACTCGCCGTTCCCGAAGTCCCGCGACGTCGCCCGCTCGACGAAGGGGCTGCTCGAGCTGATCCCGGAGGGCGAGCGCCCGACGAACGTCGGCATCTGGGAGCCCAACACCGGCTGGGGCAGCGAGCAGGCCGACGCCTGGGAGGAGACGCTGAGCGGCGCCGGCTACGACATCGTGCTGCGCGAGACGTTCCAGATCGGCTCCGAGGACTTCTCGACGCTCATCTCCCAGTCCGACAGCGCCGACGTGGAGATCCTGCTGTCGAACCCCTCGCCCCCGGGCGGCATCACGTCGGTCAACCAGATGCAGTCCAACAACTGGACCCCGAAGGTGCTGAAGTACGTCCGCGGGGCCGACCCCAGCGCCTGGTGGTCCGCGCTCGGCGAGAAGGGCGCCTACGCCTGCATGTGTCCCGGGTGGGTGCCCGGGCTCACCGGCGGCGGCAACGACCAGATGCGGTCGGCCTACGAGGAGGAGTACGGCCTTGACGAGGGTCAGCTCATCAACACCGCTGTCGGCGGCGCCTACAACGTCGCGCAGGTGGCGAGCCAGACCGTCCAGGCCGCCGACTCGACCGACCCGAGCGACCTCCAGAGCGCGCTCCGCTCCGAGTCGTTCGAGACCGTCATCGGGAGCTTCAGCTTCGAGAACAACGGACTGCCCGCCGAGGGCGAGCTGACCGCGCCGACCGGCCAGTGGTGGAACGGCAACCAGCACACCGTCTTCCCGGACGTCGACGGCGAGGCCGCGATCGACTTCAAGTACCCCATCCCGGCGTGGGGCGAGCGGTAA
- a CDS encoding branched-chain amino acid ABC transporter permease: protein MVATDLVFESLLNGLLLGGIYAVAALGLSLVFGIMDIVNLAHGHMLMVGAYVSILLFTATGITPLVGMVLAAVVLFGFGMLLQRFVLKNVVGEGIEQPIIVLFGLALVLQSLGRIVLGSDAQAADIGIPGDAIAIGSATLSFPRMVTFVVALVLILGTWAFLKYTTTGLAIRATAQSTSAAQYMGIDTDNIYVLTLGIGTALAGAAGALLSMLFPITPFVGWSYLLKAFAVVVLGGVGSVAGTLVGGLILGVSENVGVLWLGGGFRDIISFSIFLGVLLIRPQGLFGNSGGGE, encoded by the coding sequence ATGGTAGCAACTGACCTCGTGTTCGAGTCGCTGTTAAACGGGCTCCTGCTCGGCGGAATCTACGCCGTCGCGGCGCTCGGTCTCTCGCTCGTGTTCGGCATCATGGACATCGTCAACCTCGCCCACGGGCACATGCTCATGGTCGGCGCCTACGTCTCCATCCTGCTGTTCACGGCCACCGGCATCACGCCGCTGGTCGGGATGGTGCTGGCCGCGGTCGTGCTGTTCGGCTTCGGCATGCTGCTCCAGCGGTTCGTCCTCAAGAACGTCGTCGGCGAGGGCATCGAACAGCCGATCATCGTGCTGTTCGGGCTCGCGCTCGTGTTACAGAGCCTCGGCCGCATCGTGCTCGGTAGCGACGCCCAGGCGGCCGACATCGGCATCCCCGGCGACGCCATCGCGATCGGATCGGCGACGCTGTCGTTCCCGCGGATGGTCACGTTCGTCGTCGCGCTCGTGCTCATCCTCGGGACCTGGGCGTTCCTGAAGTACACCACGACCGGGCTGGCCATCCGGGCGACCGCCCAGAGCACCTCGGCGGCCCAGTACATGGGCATCGACACCGACAACATCTACGTGCTCACGCTGGGCATCGGGACGGCGCTGGCCGGCGCGGCCGGCGCGCTGCTCTCGATGCTGTTCCCCATCACGCCGTTCGTCGGCTGGTCGTACCTGCTGAAGGCGTTCGCGGTCGTCGTACTGGGCGGCGTCGGGAGCGTCGCGGGCACGCTCGTCGGCGGGCTCATCCTCGGGGTCTCCGAGAACGTCGGCGTGCTCTGGCTGGGCGGCGGCTTCCGCGACATCATCAGCTTCAGCATCTTCCTGGGCGTGCTGCTGATTCGGCCCCAGGGCCTGTTCGGCAACTCCGGAGGTGGCGAGTGA
- a CDS encoding branched-chain amino acid ABC transporter permease encodes MSEVEDIFTSRRRMAVAAVVVLYLLAVPFITTAYVTEIFFTGLVFVMLGVSWNLLAGYAGQVSLGHAAFFGVGAFVAAWVTTPARANLPEALSLPGAPAIVTVLFALVVGTAVAALLAAVTGPIMFRLTGHYFAIGTLALASIIQLVMLDQRQLTGGSTGYYVNEYLGDAGMFLLTLAATLGMVAVVYRIVDSRSGLGMRAIHDDEEAASSLGVNPLKYKLYAFVISSGMAGLAGSLYSQFTLYVNPDATLNVVWMVDTLVVVILGGMGTVLGPLFGAGLFVGLDTLLRSFAGEFATTIEGALIILFMLFAPQGVYGYFTERYGDEEEPPAATDPEAASLDGSTPEHNE; translated from the coding sequence ATGTCGGAGGTCGAGGACATCTTCACCTCCCGGCGCCGGATGGCGGTGGCGGCCGTCGTCGTGCTGTACCTGCTGGCCGTCCCGTTCATCACCACCGCCTACGTCACCGAGATCTTCTTCACCGGGCTGGTGTTCGTGATGCTGGGCGTCTCGTGGAACCTGCTCGCGGGCTACGCGGGGCAGGTGTCGCTCGGTCACGCCGCCTTCTTCGGCGTCGGCGCGTTCGTCGCGGCGTGGGTGACGACGCCGGCCCGGGCGAACCTCCCCGAGGCGCTCTCGCTGCCGGGTGCCCCCGCGATAGTCACGGTGCTGTTCGCGCTGGTCGTCGGGACTGCGGTAGCCGCGCTGCTCGCCGCCGTCACCGGGCCGATAATGTTCCGGCTGACGGGCCACTACTTCGCCATCGGCACGCTGGCGCTGGCCTCCATCATCCAGCTGGTGATGCTCGACCAGCGCCAACTGACCGGCGGCTCGACCGGCTACTACGTCAACGAGTACCTCGGGGACGCCGGCATGTTCCTCCTGACGCTGGCCGCGACGCTCGGGATGGTGGCGGTCGTCTACCGCATCGTCGACAGCCGGTCCGGACTCGGGATGCGGGCCATCCACGACGACGAGGAGGCCGCCAGCAGCCTCGGCGTCAACCCCCTGAAGTACAAGCTGTACGCCTTCGTGATCTCGTCGGGGATGGCCGGCCTCGCGGGCTCGCTCTACTCCCAGTTCACGCTGTACGTCAACCCCGACGCGACGCTCAACGTCGTCTGGATGGTCGACACGCTGGTCGTCGTCATCCTCGGCGGGATGGGGACGGTGCTCGGGCCGCTGTTCGGCGCCGGCCTGTTCGTGGGGCTCGACACGCTGCTCCGGTCGTTCGCGGGCGAGTTCGCGACGACCATCGAGGGCGCGCTCATCATCCTGTTCATGCTGTTCGCCCCGCAGGGCGTCTATGGGTACTTCACCGAGCGGTACGGCGACGAGGAGGAGCCGCCGGCCGCGACCGACCCCGAGGCGGCGAGCCTCGACGGCTCGACGCCCGAGCACAACGAGTAG
- a CDS encoding ABC transporter ATP-binding protein, whose product MTLLEVDGIDVAYGNVQVIWDASLSVTEGETVALLGANGAGKTTILKTICGPLTPTSGSIRFEGEEIGELDQDEVVPKGIVHVPEGREIFGESTVKENLRLGAYANRTGMSERMDRIFDIFPRLEERTGQQAGTLSGGEQQMLAIGRGLMSDPDLLLLDEASLGLAPVLVEDVFDAIQRINEEGTTVLLVEQDVNHALRIADRGYVLESGRISLSGTAEELADDERVAASYLGG is encoded by the coding sequence ATGACACTACTCGAAGTCGACGGAATCGACGTGGCGTACGGGAACGTGCAGGTCATCTGGGACGCCAGCCTCTCGGTCACAGAGGGCGAGACGGTCGCGCTGCTCGGCGCGAACGGCGCGGGCAAGACCACCATCCTGAAGACGATCTGCGGCCCGCTGACGCCGACAAGCGGCAGCATCCGATTCGAGGGCGAGGAGATCGGAGAACTCGACCAGGACGAGGTCGTCCCGAAGGGCATCGTCCACGTCCCCGAGGGCCGGGAGATATTCGGCGAGAGCACGGTCAAGGAGAACCTGCGGCTGGGCGCGTACGCCAACCGGACCGGGATGAGCGAGCGGATGGACCGGATCTTCGACATCTTCCCCCGACTCGAGGAGCGGACCGGCCAGCAGGCCGGCACCCTGTCGGGCGGGGAACAGCAGATGCTCGCCATCGGGCGCGGGCTGATGAGCGACCCCGACCTGCTGCTGCTCGACGAGGCCAGCCTCGGGCTCGCGCCGGTGCTGGTCGAGGACGTGTTCGACGCCATCCAGCGCATCAACGAGGAGGGGACCACCGTGCTGCTGGTCGAGCAGGACGTCAACCACGCGCTCCGGATCGCCGACAGGGGGTACGTCCTCGAGTCGGGCCGCATCTCGCTGTCGGGCACCGCCGAGGAACTGGCCGACGACGAGCGCGTGGCGGCCTCGTACCTGGGCGGCTGA